The Pukyongia salina genome segment GAAAAGCCGCAAACAGATTGCCGTGAAGTAACTGATGGATAGCCCGTTGAGAGCCGCATCCAGGGCAATTATAACCGGAAATTAATTTGAACGGACAGGGAAGAAAAAGTGAATTATTGGAAGGATTATAATAGAAATATAAAAAAAAACCGCCCCCAAGAATAATGATCGTGAGGGCGATAAATAAAATTTTCTTAGAATCCACCACCGGCAACTCCTAATACTACAACAAAGATGATATATAGTATTACTACAACACCACCTGCAACCATACCCCAGATAGAGTATTTCTTTGCATCATCAGCAGCTTTTTGAGCACCTGCATGATCTCCTTGTAGCCAGAGCTCTTTTACCTTTGTCGATTTAATAATAGCTACAATACCTAAGGGTAGGCAACACAGCACTGTACAAATAATTGCCCATACCAGATTGTTATCGGGAGGAGTTCCTGCTGGATTGTTAGATGTTTCCATAATTTTTATTTAGTTGGTTATTAATTGACTATAAATATAGGTTAGAATTTTTAAAACCATATATTTTTTTCGGTGTAATGCAGTAATCCAGTGGAAAATCCATGTTTTCATGGATAAATTTTTCTTCAGCTTCAAACAAAGAAAGTCCCACTTTTACACTCTCCGGGCGACATAGCGATAAAAAGCGATCGTAAAACCCCTTACCGTATCCAATTCTATGCCCTAAAAGGTTGAAAGCCAGAAGTGGAACAAATATCACGTCCAGCAATTCGGGATCAATTCGCACTCCATTTTCCGGCTCGGGGATGCCAAATTCGGACACCTTTATTTTAGTGTTTTCCTGAAGTAAAAAATGCTCCATTTCCAGGGTATCGAAGTTTGATCTGGATATTACGATGCTCTTATCCTTTCCCTGAAGGATATGAAGTAAAAACTCCGTATTTACCTCCTTTTTACTTGAAATGGGTAGGAATAAGTGATAATAATCCGCCTCCCAAATAGACAGCTCAAGACTGCGATTAGCAATTTCCAGACTTAATGCCTCTATATCCTCTTCATTTAGGTTTTGTCTAAGCTTCTTGTATTTTTTACGGATTTCGGCCTTATCCATTAGCTCACTCCTGTGGAAATATGAAACAGCGCATCACCCTGGTAAACCAGAGGCGCCTCATTTACATTGAAAACATAGCCCTCATTGCTGGATTTTATCCAGTAATGGATCTTGCCATACGGATCGGTAATGTGGCCTATTACTTCACCACGCTTTACCTGGCTACCTACTTTTACAGCGGGCTTGAACATCCCCGATGCATGCGCTCTTACCCACATACTATTGGTAATGGTAACCGAATTTTTCCTGGGAGAGGAGACCTTGAAATTGGACCTTAGCATGCCCAGATGATGTAATACCCGTTTCGAGCCGTTAACCCCGGTATTGCTCACCACATTGTCTATATAATTGGATTTGCCACCTTCAAAAAGTAACATAGGAACTCCTTTCTTTCTGCAAGCATTTCGGAAGGATTTATTAAGGTTTTTGGATTGAAGGATAAAAGGAGCATTAAAGATTCCCGCCAGTTCTGTTAATTGAT includes the following:
- a CDS encoding 5-formyltetrahydrofolate cyclo-ligase translates to MDKAEIRKKYKKLRQNLNEEDIEALSLEIANRSLELSIWEADYYHLFLPISSKKEVNTEFLLHILQGKDKSIVISRSNFDTLEMEHFLLQENTKIKVSEFGIPEPENGVRIDPELLDVIFVPLLAFNLLGHRIGYGKGFYDRFLSLCRPESVKVGLSLFEAEEKFIHENMDFPLDYCITPKKIYGFKNSNLYL
- a CDS encoding CD225/dispanin family protein — translated: METSNNPAGTPPDNNLVWAIICTVLCCLPLGIVAIIKSTKVKELWLQGDHAGAQKAADDAKKYSIWGMVAGGVVVILYIIFVVVLGVAGGGF
- a CDS encoding DUF2752 domain-containing protein; the encoded protein is MVDSKKILFIALTIIILGGGFFLYFYYNPSNNSLFLPCPFKLISGYNCPGCGSQRAIHQLLHGNLFAAFQLNPLMVLSIPLIVYGLGTRAYNYLFDTQHRIKLFYNKIFIYSYFGIAVLYWVIRNLSFYPFVK